The sequence CTTCCATCAGATAGGCTTCGACGACCGGCAGGTCGGCCGGGCTGACGATCAGCGCCGGCGCACCGACCAGCGCCGGTTCGGTGGCCAGCACCTCACGGGCGGCGGCAATCAGCGCCGTCGGATCGTGCTGCACATGCTGACGCACCACTTGTTGCGCGATATCCAGCGCCAGCGCGACCAACGTCTCGGAGATCGCGCCTTGCGCACCGTCGAGTGCCACCTTGAAGGTCTCGGCCAGCGCCGCAAGACGCGCCGCTTCTTCACGCGCTTCGCTCTGGCCCTGCTCGAAACCCTGTGCATGACCTTGCTCGTAACCGGCCTGATAACCGAGTGCCTGCCCGGCCACGTGACCCGTTGCGACGCCTTGCGCATGCGCGGCGTCGCGCAGACGTTCGAGTTCGGCTTCGAACGCGCCGTCGTCGACTTCGGGTTCGGGCGGCGCGGGCGGCACCGGATCGAACGAGGCCATCTCCCAGCGCTGGTAGGCCGAGAGGCTTTCCTTCGCCGAGGAGTTCTGATCAGACATAAGCATCTTCCGCCTTGCCGCCTAGCGCGATCTGGCCGCCTTCCGCCAGATTGCGCACGATCTGCAGGATGCGGCGCTGCTGCGTCTCGACTTCGGAGACGCGTACCGGGCCGCGCGCATCGAGGTCTTCGGCGAGCAGTTCGGCAGCACGCTGCGACATGTTCGACAGAAACTTCTGGCGCAGCGCGGGCGGCGCGCCCTTCAGCGAGATGATCAACGCCTCGGACTCGACTTCCTTCAACAACAGCTGGATCGCGCGGTCTTCCAGATCGAGCAGGTTCTCGAACACAAACATCTGATCAATGATCTTCTGCGCAAGTTCCGCGTCGTATTGGCGAACGTTCTCGATGACGCCTTCTTCATGGTTGCTCGACATGAAGTTGAGAATTTCGGCCGCCGTGCGGATGCCGCCCATCGGGCTGCGCTTGAGGTTGTCGCTGCCGGACAGCAGACCCGTCAGCACGTCGTCGAGTTCGCGCAGCGCGGCCGGCTGGATGCCGTCGAGCGTCGCGATCCGCAGCAGCACGTCGTTGCGCAGACGCTCGGTGAAGCAGGCGACGATTTCCGATGCCTGATCGCGGTCCAGGTGAACGAGGATGGTCGCAATGATCTGCGGGTGCTCGTTCTTGATGAGCTCGGCCACCGCCGCGGAGTCCATCCACTTGAGGCCTTCGATACCGCTGGTATCGCTGCCCTGCAGAATCCGGTCGATGATCGCGCCGGCCTTGTCGTCGCCGAGCGCCTTGGTCAGCACCGAACGGATGTACTCGTTCGAATCGAGCGACATGCCGGTGTGCGTTTCCGCCTCGCGGACGAACTCCTGCAAGACCTCGTCAACCTGCTCACGCGTTACGCTTTTCAGCGCGGCCATGGCGACGCCGATCTTCTGAACCTCACGCGGCCCAAGGAACTTGAACACCTGCGCGGCTTCTTCCTCGCCGATCGACATCAGCAGGAGCGCGCTCTTCATTACGCCTTCAGCGCTCATCGGTCACCCAATTTTTCACGACGGTTGCGACGATCTTCGGATCCTGGCGCGCGATGTTGCGCGCGAACTCCAGGTTCCGCTCGTATTTGTGTTTGGCGCTTTCGAGCGCGAGCATTTCGCTGTCCGTTTCCAGTTGGACGACTGCGCCCTCGCGCTCGGAGGCCGGGATGCCGTCGAGCAGGATCGGCTCGTCGTCCGGCGACGGCAGCGCGGCGGTAGCGGCCGTCTCGGGCGGCGGGAAGGCGCGGCGCAGCGCCGGCTTCACCATCACGAAGTAGAGGAACAGGGCGACTGCGCCGATGCCGAGGTAGGTCGCGATCTGCTTGGCGAGCGCGATCATGTCCGGCGTGCGCCACCATGGCAGGTTGGCGTCCGGGTCGACGTCGACCGTGAAGGGGCTGTTGACCACGTTGACCGAGTCGCCGCGCGTCTGGTCGAAACCCATCGCGTCTTTCACCAGCTGATTGACTTGCGCGAGCTTGTCGGCGGAGACCGGTTGCATCGTCGCGTGACCCTTGGCGTCGACCACCCGCTGATAGTTGACCACCACCGCCACCGACAGGCGCTTGATGCCGCCCATCGGCTGTTCCAGATGACGTACGGTCTTGTCGAGTTCGTAATTGGTTGTCGAGTCCTTGCGGTCGCTGACCGGCGTCGTGGTGACGCCAGGCGTGCCGTTGCCCGCCGTGATCGGCGCGGAAGCCGGCTGCGGCGGCTGGTTCGACAGCGCGCCCGGCACGCCCGAGGCCGCGGCTTGCGACATTTCGGTGGCGGTGCTCGATTGCTGGCTGCGGATCGCGGCCTGCTGCGGGGTGCCGTTCGGGCCGTAGTTTTCCGAGGTCTGTTCGCTGTGCGAGAAGTCGATGTCCGCGCTGACCTGCGAATGCGCGTTGCCGGAGCCGAACAGGGGCGACAGGATCGCGTCGATGCGTTGCTGGGTGCTGCGCTCGATCTGCTGGCGGTACTTCAGTTGCGAGGCGTCCAGCCCGCTGCCGGTGGACGGCTGCGTCAGCAGATTGCCGTCCTGATCGAGGATGGTCACACCCTTCACCGGCATATCCGGCACCGCCGACGACACCATATGGGTGATCGCCAGCACCTGGCCTTCGTCGAGCGCGCGGCCCGGGTACAGGTTGACCAGCACGGAAGCAGACGGCGCTTCCTTGTCGCGCACGAACACGGACGGCTTCGGAATGGCCAGATGCACGCGCGCCGACTTCACCGATGAAATCGATTCGATCGTGCGCTCTAATTCACCTTCCAGCGCGCGCTGATAATTGATCTGCTCGGCGAACTGGCTGATGCCGAACTTCTGGTTGTCCATTAGTTCGAAGCCGACCGAGCCGCTCTTGGGCAGACCTTGCGAAGCCAGACGCAGACGCATTTCATGCACCTGCTCGGCCGGCACGAGGATCGCGCCACCGGCGTCGGAGAACTTGTAGGGGATGTTGGCTGCCTGCAGCGCGGTGATGATGGCGCCGCCGTCGCGGTCCGACAGGTTGCTGTAGAGGACCTTGTAGTCCGGTGCGCGCGACCACAGGAACAGACCCGCGACGATGGCGACCAGCAGCGCGACCGCGAAAATCAGCGGGGCGCGCGGGTTGCCGCGCATTTGCGCGAGACCCGACAGACGCTGGCCGAAGTTGCCGCCCAGGTTGCTCCCCAGGCCGCCGAGGTCCGCTGCGCCGCCGGCCTGACCGGCGCCGGCAGCACCGGCGCCCGGCTGCGCGCCGGCGAGGCCCATGCGGGCGTCGGGGTTGATCAAAGAGTTGGCTGACGAATCCATGCGTCGGGTATCTCCGGGATGCCTTTGCGTTCTGCCGCTTGAGCGCACCGAGGGTCGGCGGGCGTGCGGACAGAGACTTTCACCATTGAAATTATCCGCAGCGCCGCCCAACCCGATTGCTTGAATAGAGCGGGGTTTCCCCCCTAGTTTCGGGGCTTTCCCGGATAACCCACTGCTATGCTTTCGTCCAGATCGGTACGGTTTCTGGCATGCCGGTCGTCATTCCCTGGAGAGAACATGACTTTGCCCGTGAACGCGCTCTCGTCGGCGCTGCAACAGATGCAGTCGATGGCAGCGCAAGCGGCCGGCAGCAACAGCCCGGTCGCCGACCAGTCCGGCGCGGCGACGGCCGGCGGTTTCGCCTCGGCGCTCAAGGCGTCGCTGGACAAGATCAGCGGCGATCAGACCAAGGCGATCGGCGAATCGCAGGCGTTCGAGATCGGTGCGTCCAACGTCTCGCTGAACGACGTGATGGTCGATATGCAGAAGGCCAACGTCGGCTTCCAGTTCGGCCTGCAGGTGCGCAACAAACTGGTGTCGGCCTATAACGACATCATGCAGATGTCGGTGTGAGTGCGACGCGGGCGGCAGAGCAGTTCCGCCCGCCCGAGTCGCATGCGCCCGGATGCAACGTTGTGCGATTGCACGGCAGGACAGTCCGCCCGGCGCGCCCTCGAGGCGCTTCGTGGCAGGCGGCCTTGCCGCGCTCAGCGTGATATTGGCCCCATCGGCCCCTTAATCCT comes from Burkholderia sp. GAS332 and encodes:
- a CDS encoding flagellar M-ring protein FliF, with amino-acid sequence MDSSANSLINPDARMGLAGAQPGAGAAGAGQAGGAADLGGLGSNLGGNFGQRLSGLAQMRGNPRAPLIFAVALLVAIVAGLFLWSRAPDYKVLYSNLSDRDGGAIITALQAANIPYKFSDAGGAILVPAEQVHEMRLRLASQGLPKSGSVGFELMDNQKFGISQFAEQINYQRALEGELERTIESISSVKSARVHLAIPKPSVFVRDKEAPSASVLVNLYPGRALDEGQVLAITHMVSSAVPDMPVKGVTILDQDGNLLTQPSTGSGLDASQLKYRQQIERSTQQRIDAILSPLFGSGNAHSQVSADIDFSHSEQTSENYGPNGTPQQAAIRSQQSSTATEMSQAAASGVPGALSNQPPQPASAPITAGNGTPGVTTTPVSDRKDSTTNYELDKTVRHLEQPMGGIKRLSVAVVVNYQRVVDAKGHATMQPVSADKLAQVNQLVKDAMGFDQTRGDSVNVVNSPFTVDVDPDANLPWWRTPDMIALAKQIATYLGIGAVALFLYFVMVKPALRRAFPPPETAATAALPSPDDEPILLDGIPASEREGAVVQLETDSEMLALESAKHKYERNLEFARNIARQDPKIVATVVKNWVTDER
- a CDS encoding flagellar hook-basal body complex protein FliE, which gives rise to MTLPVNALSSALQQMQSMAAQAAGSNSPVADQSGAATAGGFASALKASLDKISGDQTKAIGESQAFEIGASNVSLNDVMVDMQKANVGFQFGLQVRNKLVSAYNDIMQMSV
- a CDS encoding flagellar motor switch protein FliG, with the protein product MSAEGVMKSALLLMSIGEEEAAQVFKFLGPREVQKIGVAMAALKSVTREQVDEVLQEFVREAETHTGMSLDSNEYIRSVLTKALGDDKAGAIIDRILQGSDTSGIEGLKWMDSAAVAELIKNEHPQIIATILVHLDRDQASEIVACFTERLRNDVLLRIATLDGIQPAALRELDDVLTGLLSGSDNLKRSPMGGIRTAAEILNFMSSNHEEGVIENVRQYDAELAQKIIDQMFVFENLLDLEDRAIQLLLKEVESEALIISLKGAPPALRQKFLSNMSQRAAELLAEDLDARGPVRVSEVETQQRRILQIVRNLAEGGQIALGGKAEDAYV
- a CDS encoding flagellar assembly protein FliH, encoding MSDQNSSAKESLSAYQRWEMASFDPVPPAPPEPEVDDGAFEAELERLRDAAHAQGVATGHVAGQALGYQAGYEQGHAQGFEQGQSEAREEAARLAALAETFKVALDGAQGAISETLVALALDIAQQVVRQHVQHDPTALIAAAREVLATEPALVGAPALIVSPADLPVVEAYLMEELQTRGWTVRTDPAVERGGCRAQAGTGEVDAGIDTRWERVAAALGKVSTW